In one Lolium rigidum isolate FL_2022 chromosome 3, APGP_CSIRO_Lrig_0.1, whole genome shotgun sequence genomic region, the following are encoded:
- the LOC124700723 gene encoding vegetative cell wall protein gp1-like has protein sequence MASNASLLAMIMAYTLLAGHTCHGARNLADTTPAAAPAASVPSLPAAPTLPTLPPVPAATLPPVPAMPAVTVPQATLPPMPSVPAVTVPTVPQVTLPPMPAVPAVTVPTVTLPPMPNIVVPTVTLPPMPSIVVPKVTLPPMPFIPNVNVPMPFLAPPPSA, from the exons ATGGCTTCCAATGCGAGCTTATTGGCCATGATCATGGCATACACGCTCCTCGCCGGCCACACGTGCCATGGCGCACGAAACTTGGCGGATACCACCCCGGCGGCTGCTCCTGCTGCTTCTGTTCCTTCTCTGCCGGCCGCGCCGACTTTGCCGACTCTGCCACCGGTGCCGGCC GCGACACTGCCGCCAGTGCCGGCCATGCCCGCGGTGACCGTGCCACAGGCGACACTGCCGCCCATGCCATCCGTGCCCGCCGTCACCGTACCCACCGTGCCGCAGGTGACATTGCCGCCCATGCCAGCCGTGCCTGCCGTCACCGTCCCAACT GTGACGCTGCCGCCTATGCCCAACATCGTCGTGCCCACGGTGACGCTCCCGCCGATGCCCTCCATCGTCGTGCCGAAGGTGACGCTGCCGCCGATGCCCTTCATCCCCAACGTGAACGTGCCCATGCCGTTCCTGGCGCCGCCCCCTTCAGCGTAG